A DNA window from Aquarana catesbeiana isolate 2022-GZ linkage group LG01, ASM4218655v1, whole genome shotgun sequence contains the following coding sequences:
- the LOC141146619 gene encoding UDP-glucuronosyltransferase 3A1-like has product MSASYSVFSGGSHYLLMDEISRTLQNNGHEVRMFLQYSNQMPPGYKQPTSPYPVTTFSLDEKFLQEFMDTLLKIQKAFLQGRSEMWTVLTLMNKMSYQCNLTLHQSEIMNFLKEEHYDIAVVDAFDPCTMLVCEKLGLPFVAFFPTFMANAYRVGIPSPLSYIPLFQTQLTDQMDFFGRLKNMLVFLASLVFQTKMDSLFDGVIEEHFPAESRPTIANLHLKAELWLYNVDFTLEFPRPLLPHVQYIGGLLAKPVKPLSQELEDFISESGDTGFIVVTLGSMLSSLPLVEFLKEMNGGFAKIQQKVIWRYQKSSWPQEVEISPNVKIMDWVPQNDLLGHPKLRLFVTHGGMNGLMEAVYHGVPVLGIPLFGDQIENMVRVKAKQMGTFILPDQLKTDNFASTIRHIIENKCYKTSAMKLQAIRRSQPFPPDQQLLRWVDHIIQSGGGGHLHPYSYKLPWYQYWLLDVILFLFVILTVAIYLIVTLFRALIRKCCSPGKLKRN; this is encoded by the exons TCCTGCAGTACTCAAACCAAATGCCTCCAG GTTACAAGCAGCCAACAAGTCCATATCCAGTGACCACTTTTTCCTTAGATGAGAAATTTCTTCAAGAATTTATGGATACACTTCTAAAAATCCAGAAGGCATTTCTACAGGGCAG AAGTGAAATGTGGACCGTCCTGACATTAATGAACAAAATGTCCTACCAGTGCAACTTGACATTACACCAGTCAGAAATCATGAACTTCTTGAAGGAGGAACATTATGACATTGCAGTTGTAGATGCATTTGACCCCTGCACAATGTTGGTCTGTGAGAAGCTGGGACTCCCATTTGTTGCTTTCTTCCCTACGTTTATGGCCAATGCTTACCGTGTAGGAATCCCGAGTCCTTTGTCCTACATTCCATTGTTCCAGACACAGCTCACCGACCAGATGGATTTCTTTGGACGTTTAAAGAACATGTTGGTGTTTTTGGCTTCATTAGTATTCCAGACAAAGATGGACTCACTTTTTGATGGTGTCATCGAAGAACATTTTCCTGCTGAATCTAGACCAACTATAGCCAATCTTCATTTGAAAGCTGAGCTCTGGCTGTACAATGTAGACTTCACTCTTGAGTTTCCTCGTCCACTTCTGCCTCACGTTCAGTACATTGGGGGATTATTGGCCAAACCTGTAAAACCATTATCACAA GAACTGGAAGACTTTATATCCGAGTCCGGAGATACTGGATTCATTGTGGTGACTTTGGGATCGATGTTGTCCTCACTCCCTCTAGTGGAATTCCTCAAGGAGATGAACGGTGGATTTGCTAAGATTCAGCAGAAGGTGATCTGGAGGTATCAGAAGTCAAGTTGGCCACAAGAGGTGGAAATTTCTCCCAATGTGAAAATTATGGACTGGGTGCCACAGAATGATTTACTGG GGCACCCGAAACTGCGTCTTTTTGTGACACATGGAGGAATGAACGGTTTGATGGAAGCTGTGTATCATGGTGTTCCTGTTCTTGGGATTCCCCTGTTTGGGGATCAGATAGAAAACATGGTCAGAGTTAAAGCCAAACAAATGGGAACTTTTATTCTACCTGACCAACTTAAGACTGACAACTTTGCAAGCACCATTCGACACATCATTGAAAATAAATG TTACAAGACATCAGCAATGAAGCTACAAGCTATTAGGAGGTCACAGCCCTTTCCTCCAGACCAGCAATTACTGAGATGGGTGGATCACATCATCCAATCGGGTGGAGGCGGTCATCTTCATCCCTATTCTTACAAACTGCCCTGGTATCAGTATTGGCTGCTGGATGTTATTCTGTTCCTCTTTGTCATTCTCACTGTGGCCATCTACCTCATTGTGACATTATTCAGGGCTCTCATTAGGAAATGTTGTTCTCCTGGAAAACTAAAGAGGAACTAA